The Bacteroidota bacterium genomic interval CCTAAAATGAAATCGCACCGGAGCGCCCGCAAGACCTTCAAGGTCACCGGGACCGGCAAGATCAAGCGCCACAAGATGAACCGCCGCCATATCCTGACGAGCAAATCGACGAAACGCAAACGGCATCTTCGCCGCCCCGGATTGATCTCCGGCGTCGATGAACAGAAGATCAAGCGCTTGTTGGTCGTCTGACGAAGTTTCTAATTCACATCTAATCACATTCACTAAAGGAGAAAAGAGCAACTATGCCACGTTCGCAGAACAAAGTTGCCTCCCATCGCCGTCGCAAGAGAATTTTGAAAGAAGCGAAAGGCTATTGGGGTGCGAGAAGCAAAGTCCTGACGGTAGCCAAGCACAGCGTCGACAAGGGCTATCAGTTCGCCTACAGGGATAGGAAAGCGAAAAAGAGAACATTCCGCCAACTGTGGATCGCCCGCATTAACGCCGCGGCCCGCCTGCACGGAATGACCTATTCAGCACTCATCGACGGCATGCATAAGAAACAGGTCGACATCAACCGCAAGGTTCTTGCTGAACTCGCCGCCGGAAATCCCGAAGCATTTGCAGAAATTGTAAAATTTGTAAAAGCCTGATCATTGCTTCCCGCCATACCATGTGTTCGGTATGGACGGGAAGTTTTGTTTTTATCCGGAACAACAGCATCATGACCGAATCTTCGACCACTCTTGAACAATCAATTCAGTCGGTACGCGCCGCTGCCCTGACGGCATCCGAAAAAATTACGTCATCGGATGAGCTGGAAAAATACAGGATCGAGTTCCTCGCAAGGAAAGGACGCGTCGGCAATCTTTTCGATGAGCTCAAGTCCGTTCCCCCCGAATCGAAGCCGGGCCTCGGCAAGCAATTGAACGAGCTTCGCACTTTCGCCGATTCGTTGTATCGATCGGCCAAAGAGAAGGTCGAGTCCGCGACCCCGACACGGCAGAGTTTTATCGACCTGACCCTTCCGGGGAGAAGACCTCACATCGGCAGCCTGCACCCGATAACCCAGACCCTCAGCGACATCACATCGATCTTTACCTCCATGGGATTCAGTATCGTCGATGGTCCCGAAATCGAGGATGACTACCACAATTTTGAGGCGCTGAATTTTCCCCCCGATCACCCTGCCCGCGATATGCAGGATACTTTTTTTATTGAGGATACTATTCTGCTCAGGACGCACACGTCGCCCGTCCAGATCCGAGTGATGAAGGAACGGCGCCCCCCCCTGCGCGTGATCATGCCGGGACGCGTCTACCGGAACGAGGCCATCAGCGCCAGAAGCTACTGCCTCTTTCACCAGGTTGAGGGGCTGTACGTCGACAGAAATGTGAGCTTCAGCGAGTTGAAGGGGACGCTCGTCGCCTTTGCCCGGGAATTCTATGGAAGCAGCCTGAAGTATAAATTCCGCCCCAGCTTCTTCCCGTTCACTGAGCCAAGCCTGGAAATGGACATCACATGCTTCCTGTGCTCCGGAAAGGGCTGCCGCGTATGCAAACATTCTGGCTGGCTTGAGATTCTTGGAGCCGGAATGGTACACCCGAACGTTCTCAGAAATGTCGGCTACGATCCTGAGGAGTTTACGGGGTTCGCATTTGGGATCGGCGTCGAACGGACAACGCTTCTGCGCCACAACATTTCCGACATCCGCCTCTTGTTTGAGAACGATATTAGATTTCTAAAGCAGTTTTAATCTGAGCACCTATGCGTATATCCCTCAATTGGTTACGCCGTTACATTGAATTTAAAATCAGCCCGGAAGATCTGGCGCAGAAACTCACTTCGGTAGGATTGGAAGTGGAAGGGATTGAACATCTCGGCCGGGTCTTTGACAATTTCGTCGTAGGCGAAGTGCTGTCGGTCAAGAAACATCCGAACGCAGACAGACTATCCCTTTGCGATGTACGAGTTGCAGAAAGGGATCATGAGTCTGCCGTGCTGCGGATCGTCTGCGGTGCTCCGAATGTTGCCGCAGGACAAAAGGTCGCGGTGGGGCTGGCTGGAGCGGTCGTCCCGAAAAATCAACACGACCCCGAAGGGAAACCGTTCACGCTTTCAAAGGTAAAAGTGCGGGGAGAAGAATCGAACGGTATGATCTGTTCGGAATACGAACTCGGACTCGGCAAGGATTCAAACGGGATTTTGGTCCTCGATGCGGCCGCGCATGCCGGCGAACCTCTTGCAAAATACCTGGGGCTCGACGACACGGCGTTCGAAATCGGCGTGACGCCCAACCGCCCCGATTGTTTGAGCCATTACGGCATTGCAAGAGAAGCGGCGCCGCTTCTCAATAAGAAGCTTGTTCTTCCTAAAACGATCATTCGGGAACAGAAAAAGAGTGACGCAAAGAAGGATATTGCGATCGAGATTAGAAATAATGAAGCTTGTCGCCGTTATTCTGCGCGGCTGGTAAAAAATGTCAAGGTCGCTCCTTCGCCGCTATGGCTTCAATCATTGCTCAAGACATGCAACATCAGACCCATCAATAATATTGTCGACGTTTCAAATTTCGTGATGCTTGAAACAGGCCAGCCGCTGCATGCGTTTGATTACGACAAACTCCGCGGAAAAAAAATTGTTGTCAAGAACGCCGCCGAAGGGGAAAAATTCACGACACTCGACGGTGTCGATCGCTCGCTTTCTTCATCCATGCTGATGATCTGCGACGGCGAACGAAACGTCGCGATCGCGGGCGTTATGGGGGGACTGAATTCAGAGATATCGGAAATGACAACGTCGATCCTGATCGAGAGCGCATATTTTCAGCCGTCGAGCATCCGTAAAACCGCGAAGCGCCTGGGCCTTTCTTCGGATGCGTCGTACAGGTTCGAGCGGGGGACCGATCCTAATGGAACCCTCTTCGCCGCCGACCGTGCCGCTTCGCTGCTTGAAGAGATCGCGGGGGGCATCGTCCAAAAAGGGGCCATCGATATCTATCCAAAAAAAATAAAGGAGCGGACGATCGGACTGCGGCTGGACCGTGCCAATAAGATATTGGGAACGACGATACGGGCGAACCGCATAAAGAAGATTCTGCTGCCGATCGGCATCAAGCTGCGCACAGCGTCTGGCGGTAAATTTGCATGTTCGGTGCCGACTTTCCGTCCCGACCTCGAACAGGAGATCGATATCGTTGAAGAGATCGCACGGCTGCATGGCTATACCAACATTCCGGACAGCATGGGATCGATGATCGATTTTTCGCAGCATAGAACGAACAATAACGCCGTCGATGATATCCGCAATTCCCTTGAAGGAATCGGTTTCCATGAAGTCGTAACAAACAGCCTTGTCGAAGAGAGTGTAGCAAAGATATTCTCGGAAGACATTGTCCGGATCAAGAATCCTATCAGTAAGGATCTTGCTGCGATGCGTCCGAGCATGGTCGGGAGTATGCTCCAGACAGTTTTTTATAATTCGAACTACGGGACCAGCGACATTAGGGTATTTGAAATTGGAAGGACCTATAAGAAGGTCGACAGGAGCTTTCCGAAAACCACGGTCCCCGGGTTCTTGGAGACAAAAACCCTCGCAATTTGTATGGCTGGAAGGAAAAATGAGGTCGGATGGTATTCCAGCGACGTCGCCGTCGATATTTATGACATCAAAGGGGTTGTCGAGGGGCTGCTGAACAAAATTCTACTTGACAAATTTCAATTTATTTACTATGATAGCCGTAGTCCTTTAACTGAAGAGACTATAGCCATTGAAAAAGATGGTACTTACATCGGCTCTCTCGGCAAGGTGAAAAAAGATTTACTTAAGAAATTTTCACTTGAAAGTGATGTTTATGTTGCCGAGCTAACCATTGAAAATTTGATACCGGAGGAAAAAAGCTTCAAAAATTATACGCCGTCATCGAAATTTCCTCCTGTGACGCGAGATTTAGCCTTCATTGTTGAAAAGAAAGTATTAGCGGAAGATGTTAACCGGCTTATTCGAACGAGCGGCGCGCCGTTGCTAAAATCGGTTACGCTGTTCGATGTGTTCGAGGGAGAGCCGTTGAAAGATGGAAAGAAAAGTTTCGCCTTCGCTCTCGAATTGAATTCTGTCGAAAAAACCCTGACGGAGGGCGAAGCCGACGCTGTGATCAAAAAAATTATCTCTGACGTTTGCGGTAAATTCGGTGCGGAGCTGCGAAGTTGAGATAACGTCCATAACATCACGGACCGTGTGTGCAAGAACAACTTGAGCAAGAAATAAGTAGTGTTGAAAATTCTCTCGAAGCTGCGCTGAAGCAGCTCTGGGAAAAAGCGTACGCAGCGTCGACCGCGATCAGCTCGCTTCGCGAAGAGAAGCATGCGATCCAGCTGAAAGCGAACGAGCTTGAAGCACGATTGCTGCAAACGCAGACCGAACTATCAGCGAAAGATGCTGAAATTGATGGGCTCCGGAAGGATGTGGTTGCGCTTCAATTGACCTCCGCCTCCAACGGAAGCCTGAGCAAAGAAGAGAGGACGCAACTCCAGGTGAAGGTGAAGGCAATTTTAGACAAGATCAATTCCCATCTATAAACTATACGAGGTAGTGTTATCGCTGACGTTTGCTGAATTTTCCCAACTTACAACCAGATAGCACATTGGATCTAACAATGGACAGGAAAAGCGTGCGGGTTAAAATATTCGGGTCGGAGTATCCGTTACGAGGTGAAAGCGAAGAGTTTACGAAGAAAGTGGCGGGGTACGTGGACACGATGATTAACTCAATTCATGACAAGATTCCTGAGCAGCCTCCGCTTACAATTTCTGTCTTGGCCGCACTCAACATTACCGAAGACTTGTTGAAGGAGAAAGACAAGAACCGGGAGATCATCAGTAATTTCGAAAATGAGATCGTCAAAATTTCGAATTACCTCGATACAAGTCTCCAGAGCAATGGATAGGTCATTGTGCAACTTTTTACAGGAGGTTTTTTCCAACTCTTTGGCGGGAAAATTTAATCCGCACCGTCAGCCGTAGTCAATTACATTAAAGAACCTGACAGTTGTACCAACAGGGAGTTTGACTCATAACCGTCATATTACAGGCCTCAGCCGGGCCGCCTCGCGCGGAACGGATCTGCGAAACGCCTTCGGGCTTCCTGCGTAAGCGGGATAGCAGACAGTGGAAGTAAGAAACGGTTAGGCAAACACCCACCGTGTGAAAGAACGAGGTTCTTTAAACACTTTTGCCTAGGGTAGCAGTGCGGATTTTTTTTTATTGATGCCTCGATCCGTTTCACCAATTGAACTTTACAAGGGATGTTGAATATGCAAGTCGTGATTATCATCCCCATGGTCGTTATTCTCTGCAGCCTCGCGGCGTATGCCGGCTGGTACCTTAACGCCCGTTCGGGACAAAATAAGATCATGGGGGCCGAAGAACGCGCAAAGAAGATCATTGCCGATTCCGAGCGGGAAGCGAATTCCGTCATGCGCGAGAAGCTTCTCGAGGTCAAGGACGAATGGTACAAGAAGAAACAGGAGTACGACAACGAGTCGAACCAGAAGCGGAGCAAACTTCAGGCGTATGAGAAACAGCTTGCCTCAAGGGAAGAAAACATCGACAGAAAAGTGGAGCTGCTGAACAAGAAAGAGAGAGAACTCCATCAAATTCAGCGCGAGAACGACGAAAAGTCAAAGACGCTCGAGACCCGGCAGGCGGAACTTGAAAAGATCATTGCCGAGGAAATTGTGCGCCTGGAACGGTCTTCGGGCTTGTCGCGAGATGAGGCCAAGAAGATCCTGATCGAAACAATGACCAACGCCGCCAAAACCGAGGCCGCACAGACATTGAAAGACCTGCGCGATAAGGTC includes:
- the rpmI gene encoding 50S ribosomal protein L35; this translates as MPKMKSHRSARKTFKVTGTGKIKRHKMNRRHILTSKSTKRKRHLRRPGLISGVDEQKIKRLLVV
- the rplT gene encoding 50S ribosomal protein L20 translates to MPRSQNKVASHRRRKRILKEAKGYWGARSKVLTVAKHSVDKGYQFAYRDRKAKKRTFRQLWIARINAAARLHGMTYSALIDGMHKKQVDINRKVLAELAAGNPEAFAEIVKFVKA
- the pheS gene encoding phenylalanine--tRNA ligase subunit alpha, giving the protein MTESSTTLEQSIQSVRAAALTASEKITSSDELEKYRIEFLARKGRVGNLFDELKSVPPESKPGLGKQLNELRTFADSLYRSAKEKVESATPTRQSFIDLTLPGRRPHIGSLHPITQTLSDITSIFTSMGFSIVDGPEIEDDYHNFEALNFPPDHPARDMQDTFFIEDTILLRTHTSPVQIRVMKERRPPLRVIMPGRVYRNEAISARSYCLFHQVEGLYVDRNVSFSELKGTLVAFAREFYGSSLKYKFRPSFFPFTEPSLEMDITCFLCSGKGCRVCKHSGWLEILGAGMVHPNVLRNVGYDPEEFTGFAFGIGVERTTLLRHNISDIRLLFENDIRFLKQF
- the pheT gene encoding phenylalanine--tRNA ligase subunit beta, with protein sequence MRISLNWLRRYIEFKISPEDLAQKLTSVGLEVEGIEHLGRVFDNFVVGEVLSVKKHPNADRLSLCDVRVAERDHESAVLRIVCGAPNVAAGQKVAVGLAGAVVPKNQHDPEGKPFTLSKVKVRGEESNGMICSEYELGLGKDSNGILVLDAAAHAGEPLAKYLGLDDTAFEIGVTPNRPDCLSHYGIAREAAPLLNKKLVLPKTIIREQKKSDAKKDIAIEIRNNEACRRYSARLVKNVKVAPSPLWLQSLLKTCNIRPINNIVDVSNFVMLETGQPLHAFDYDKLRGKKIVVKNAAEGEKFTTLDGVDRSLSSSMLMICDGERNVAIAGVMGGLNSEISEMTTSILIESAYFQPSSIRKTAKRLGLSSDASYRFERGTDPNGTLFAADRAASLLEEIAGGIVQKGAIDIYPKKIKERTIGLRLDRANKILGTTIRANRIKKILLPIGIKLRTASGGKFACSVPTFRPDLEQEIDIVEEIARLHGYTNIPDSMGSMIDFSQHRTNNNAVDDIRNSLEGIGFHEVVTNSLVEESVAKIFSEDIVRIKNPISKDLAAMRPSMVGSMLQTVFYNSNYGTSDIRVFEIGRTYKKVDRSFPKTTVPGFLETKTLAICMAGRKNEVGWYSSDVAVDIYDIKGVVEGLLNKILLDKFQFIYYDSRSPLTEETIAIEKDGTYIGSLGKVKKDLLKKFSLESDVYVAELTIENLIPEEKSFKNYTPSSKFPPVTRDLAFIVEKKVLAEDVNRLIRTSGAPLLKSVTLFDVFEGEPLKDGKKSFAFALELNSVEKTLTEGEADAVIKKIISDVCGKFGAELRS
- a CDS encoding cell division protein ZapA — its product is MDRKSVRVKIFGSEYPLRGESEEFTKKVAGYVDTMINSIHDKIPEQPPLTISVLAALNITEDLLKEKDKNREIISNFENEIVKISNYLDTSLQSNG